The following are encoded in a window of Natrononativus amylolyticus genomic DNA:
- a CDS encoding cytochrome P450, giving the protein MDSQIRHPPIPSGHPLIGHALDFARSPFDFIDRATSECGDLYLMELPGTDVYVLAHPEYFKQVLVTEVDSFGKTADFQRVFGNGLLSTEGRQWSYQRKILQPLFHRQRIGGYGNQMVAATQRRLDTWTPGKIHDIESEMHHLTLEILFSTLLGRELPPEEGDDLRAASDGLNKWFVPTSWLLPSWVPTPSRREFTNSQGVLRKEIRRLLADHSGSLEDQQSPFSSEPQQDTLLSKLHQASEESDQGTLSKTEIEDQLLTMIFAGYETTASALGFAWYSLATNPEIKHAFHEELDTVLDGDLPTQEDIPDLEITNQIVTETIRMYPPIHTIPRETTRDVEIGEYRIPAGEEVHLSVMAVHRDERYYDDPLSFRPSRWTAEFEDDLPNHAFIPFGGGRRTCIGREFARLEAALVLATIGQQWTLEWAGEETTLTVEPEITTRPKNGLPMQITRRETS; this is encoded by the coding sequence ATGGACTCACAAATCCGACATCCACCTATTCCTTCTGGACATCCACTCATAGGACACGCTCTTGATTTTGCTCGTAGCCCATTTGACTTTATAGACCGTGCAACAAGTGAATGCGGCGATCTTTATCTTATGGAACTTCCGGGTACAGATGTTTATGTATTGGCTCATCCGGAATACTTCAAACAAGTCCTCGTAACTGAGGTCGATTCGTTCGGGAAAACTGCAGATTTTCAGCGAGTCTTCGGTAACGGATTGCTCTCTACGGAAGGTAGACAGTGGAGTTACCAACGAAAGATTCTCCAGCCGTTGTTCCATCGGCAACGGATCGGAGGGTATGGTAATCAGATGGTCGCCGCTACACAGCGACGACTCGACACATGGACTCCAGGCAAAATCCATGATATCGAGTCAGAGATGCACCACCTCACCTTGGAGATTCTCTTTTCGACACTTCTTGGACGTGAGCTGCCACCTGAAGAAGGCGACGACCTTCGTGCTGCATCAGATGGGCTCAATAAGTGGTTCGTTCCAACATCATGGCTATTGCCAAGTTGGGTGCCAACACCGTCACGCCGAGAATTCACTAATTCACAGGGGGTCCTGCGAAAGGAAATTCGCCGGCTACTAGCAGATCATAGCGGAAGTTTAGAAGATCAGCAGAGTCCATTCTCAAGTGAACCTCAACAAGATACTCTCTTATCGAAACTCCATCAGGCAAGTGAGGAAAGTGATCAGGGTACCCTCAGCAAAACAGAGATTGAAGATCAGCTGCTGACGATGATTTTTGCTGGGTATGAGACGACTGCATCAGCGCTCGGATTTGCCTGGTACTCGCTGGCAACGAATCCCGAAATCAAACACGCATTTCATGAAGAACTCGACACGGTGCTGGATGGTGACCTCCCTACTCAAGAAGATATTCCTGACTTAGAAATCACAAACCAAATCGTCACTGAGACGATTCGGATGTATCCGCCAATTCACACCATACCCCGCGAAACGACGCGAGACGTCGAAATTGGTGAATATCGGATTCCAGCTGGCGAGGAGGTTCACTTATCGGTTATGGCAGTTCATCGTGATGAGCGGTATTATGATGATCCGCTATCGTTCCGACCCAGTCGATGGACAGCAGAATTTGAGGACGATCTACCTAATCATGCGTTCATCCCGTTTGGTGGCGGTCGTCGAACATGTATTGGCCGAGAGTTTGCCCGTCTGGAAGCGGCACTAGTATTAGCGACGATCGGGCAGCAATGGACTCTCGAGTGGGCAGGTGAAGAGACGACGCTTACAGTTGAACCAGAAATCACGACACGGCCGAAAAACGGCTTACCGATGCAGATTACACGTCGAGAGACGTCATAG
- a CDS encoding HNH endonuclease codes for MSSEHYREKCLNAKGEECIECDATSKIVVHHINGDRTNDSLDNLVPMCRSCHTSVHAAGDGFERWTKELPELAIRREDIVDVTEHGYEILRVCQREDDRVNPLLVRQLTELPATTVQSSIDRLCRWGYVQQVTRGLYEITEKGRETVSDTDGRE; via the coding sequence ATGAGTAGTGAACACTACCGCGAGAAGTGCCTCAACGCGAAAGGTGAGGAATGTATTGAGTGTGACGCGACGAGCAAGATCGTTGTTCACCACATCAACGGAGACCGAACGAACGACAGCCTCGACAACTTGGTTCCGATGTGCCGGAGTTGTCACACAAGCGTCCACGCAGCCGGCGACGGGTTCGAACGCTGGACCAAGGAACTGCCAGAGCTCGCTATTCGGAGAGAAGACATTGTGGATGTTACAGAGCACGGATACGAAATACTTCGCGTGTGCCAACGTGAGGATGACCGAGTCAATCCCCTGCTCGTACGGCAGTTGACGGAACTACCAGCCACGACGGTTCAGTCGTCTATCGATCGACTCTGTCGGTGGGGCTACGTTCAACAGGTGACTCGGGGACTCTACGAGATCACCGAGAAAGGCAGAGAGACTGTGAGTGATACGGATGGACGCGAGTGA
- a CDS encoding HpcH/HpaI aldolase family protein, whose amino-acid sequence MDDASRPLLNTDEHAVGNWISIGHPTVAEVCARGFDFVIIDTEHTPTGLESLENSLRAVEALEEDVTPFVRVPWNDPVRIKRVLDLGVAGLMIPMIETAEGAERAVEAMRYPPEGVRGAAPARASDYGRTFSDYFETANEQLTTIVQIETERGVENAAEIVAVDGVDAVIVGHGDLSASLGVFGEWESERFQTALQSVIDVAHDADTPVGMLATDRDGIHRWIDVGVDFVIVGMDIAYLAEASDAARAEFEKLTRSDKSH is encoded by the coding sequence ATGGACGACGCATCACGACCCCTGCTGAACACAGACGAACACGCGGTGGGGAACTGGATTTCGATTGGCCACCCGACGGTCGCGGAGGTTTGCGCCCGCGGGTTCGACTTCGTGATCATCGACACCGAACACACCCCTACCGGTCTCGAGTCGCTCGAAAACTCCCTCCGCGCCGTCGAGGCCCTTGAGGAGGATGTCACACCTTTCGTCCGCGTCCCGTGGAACGACCCGGTCCGAATAAAACGTGTACTCGACCTGGGCGTCGCGGGGCTCATGATCCCAATGATCGAAACGGCCGAGGGGGCCGAACGGGCCGTCGAAGCGATGCGATACCCACCGGAAGGCGTTCGCGGCGCTGCCCCGGCACGCGCCTCCGACTACGGACGGACCTTCAGTGACTACTTCGAGACCGCGAACGAGCAACTCACGACGATCGTCCAGATCGAGACCGAACGCGGCGTCGAGAACGCCGCCGAGATCGTCGCCGTCGACGGCGTCGACGCGGTAATCGTCGGCCACGGCGATCTCTCGGCGTCGCTCGGCGTCTTCGGGGAATGGGAGAGCGAGCGATTCCAGACGGCCCTGCAGTCAGTGATAGACGTAGCTCACGACGCGGATACGCCGGTCGGCATGCTCGCAACCGACCGGGATGGAATTCATCGCTGGATCGACGTCGGTGTCGATTTCGTGATTGTCGGTATGGACATCGCGTACCTCGCGGAGGCCAGTGACGCAGCACGCGCAGAGTTCGAGAAACTGACTCGAAGTGACAAGTCACACTGA
- a CDS encoding ArsR family transcriptional regulator, whose product MSSNTRRAKNPLTREELVVRDVINETVDTARLEVLRGLNEFSNPVTQTDLIKQADVSRQTASNHLAVLRDRGFVNSHERGIELTAGGKMLLDSIETSLGTISAERLSYMTRSDHPATLLRELEESKFRLTELQTKIEGSPSRPTVRRILGEFDEFGWTEDLSGQRQLTATGTRALSAYTELGIAVEQLIEKAAWLQRLPPKHATVPLPELADTELIISDPTRPSLALWTALKLYDHKTSKFRALCSIYNPILYHAYRGLLELGIDTEVIFDLPSYLEARENRQTQFVVSETAYRSHQPLVLDQAHTLGIGIYDTRKVAVAAYNEYGSGKHIAMIVSSNRQMVDWGIDLYNSYRVLARPPSAVESK is encoded by the coding sequence GTGTCCTCGAATACAAGACGGGCAAAAAATCCCCTCACAAGGGAGGAACTCGTTGTACGCGATGTAATCAACGAGACGGTCGATACAGCACGTCTCGAAGTTCTCCGTGGACTCAATGAGTTCTCGAACCCAGTCACACAAACAGACCTCATCAAGCAGGCAGACGTCTCTCGGCAAACGGCCTCTAACCATTTGGCTGTACTGCGCGATCGTGGATTCGTAAACAGCCACGAGAGGGGCATCGAGCTTACCGCCGGCGGAAAAATGCTTCTGGACAGTATCGAAACCTCTCTCGGTACGATTTCGGCAGAGAGATTGTCGTATATGACTCGTTCTGATCACCCTGCTACCCTATTGCGAGAGTTAGAAGAAAGCAAATTTCGTCTAACAGAGCTACAGACGAAGATAGAAGGCTCGCCTTCTCGGCCGACAGTTAGACGGATTCTTGGAGAGTTCGACGAGTTTGGCTGGACGGAGGATCTCAGTGGTCAACGACAACTCACAGCGACAGGCACACGTGCGTTATCTGCCTATACAGAATTGGGGATCGCGGTTGAGCAGCTTATAGAAAAGGCAGCCTGGTTACAACGCCTCCCACCAAAACATGCGACCGTTCCGCTACCTGAATTGGCTGACACGGAGTTGATAATCTCCGATCCAACTCGTCCTTCGTTGGCACTGTGGACAGCCCTCAAATTGTATGACCACAAAACAAGCAAGTTCCGAGCGCTTTGCTCGATCTATAACCCAATTTTGTACCACGCATATCGAGGTCTTCTCGAGCTAGGCATCGATACGGAGGTCATTTTTGATTTGCCAAGCTATCTCGAGGCAAGAGAAAATCGGCAGACACAGTTTGTGGTTAGTGAAACGGCGTATAGAAGTCATCAACCGTTGGTGCTCGACCAAGCACATACCCTCGGTATCGGTATCTACGATACACGCAAGGTTGCGGTTGCGGCTTACAATGAGTATGGAAGCGGAAAACACATTGCCATGATTGTAAGTTCGAATAGACAGATGGTCGATTGGGGAATTGACTTGTATAATTCTTATCGCGTTCTGGCTCGGCCACCATCTGCAGTGGAAAGCAAATAG
- a CDS encoding geranylgeranylglycerol-phosphate geranylgeranyltransferase, whose protein sequence is MSNAERISGLLELTRPGNAIVAGVLTFTGAFVAQGTEVVAYSESVTLAVAITILATAAGMVLNDYFDRDLDRINDPERPIPRGTVSPRIALIFSIVLFIVAGGLAFTLPVVATTIALVNLFLLAVYTEFFKGLPGVGNAVVAFLGGSTFLFGAVAVDQLTVPVTVLFLIAALSTLAREIIKDVEDIAGDREEGLNTLPIAIGEQRALSIAMVLLTAVVLTSPLPYVIGALGKSYLLLAAPAVSMMFYAGYRSFTDPTAGQSLLKKGTYLTAIAFIVGRITVVV, encoded by the coding sequence GTGTCGAACGCCGAGCGCATCAGTGGACTACTGGAATTAACACGACCAGGAAACGCCATTGTAGCCGGAGTGCTGACGTTCACAGGTGCGTTTGTCGCTCAGGGAACAGAGGTCGTTGCTTATTCAGAATCAGTTACGCTGGCAGTCGCGATAACAATCCTGGCAACGGCCGCTGGCATGGTCCTAAATGACTACTTCGATAGGGATCTCGACCGAATCAACGATCCCGAGCGGCCAATCCCTCGAGGAACTGTGTCACCACGGATAGCACTCATATTTAGCATCGTGTTGTTCATTGTGGCTGGCGGTCTCGCCTTTACACTACCAGTAGTGGCTACGACCATCGCTTTGGTGAATCTCTTTCTACTGGCAGTATATACGGAGTTCTTCAAAGGACTACCAGGAGTGGGAAACGCTGTGGTTGCATTTCTTGGTGGTAGTACGTTCCTTTTTGGGGCGGTTGCAGTTGATCAGTTGACGGTCCCTGTAACAGTCCTCTTCTTGATCGCAGCATTATCGACGCTCGCCCGCGAGATCATCAAAGACGTCGAAGACATCGCAGGCGATCGCGAAGAGGGATTGAACACCTTGCCGATCGCCATTGGAGAACAACGAGCGCTCAGTATCGCAATGGTGCTACTCACGGCTGTAGTACTGACTAGCCCTCTTCCGTACGTTATTGGAGCACTCGGAAAATCATATCTTCTTCTCGCGGCACCCGCAGTTTCGATGATGTTTTACGCAGGGTATCGGAGTTTTACCGACCCGACGGCCGGGCAATCGCTACTCAAGAAGGGAACATATCTTACTGCAATAGCGTTTATCGTAGGTCGCATTACGGTCGTTGTGTGA
- a CDS encoding phage repressor protein produces MALKGGLVLELPAKPLYRNLNRHGHETGYSTVQQRLGEFKQHGLPERVEDEGLLPGEFEREDIPRRGGIG; encoded by the coding sequence TTGGCACTCAAAGGTGGTCTTGTCCTCGAGTTACCGGCAAAGCCGCTCTACCGGAATCTCAACCGCCACGGCCACGAGACCGGCTACTCGACGGTTCAACAGCGGCTCGGAGAGTTCAAGCAACACGGCCTGCCCGAGAGGGTTGAAGATGAGGGACTACTACCAGGGGAGTTCGAAAGAGAAGACATACCTCGAAGGGGAGGTATCGGTTGA
- a CDS encoding helix-turn-helix domain-containing protein: MYEVCGEKELKVILALKSGDSISGVARKIDENRETVRRVVNRLEEAGYVAYDDGLHLVDQTVRNAGLEFLTASADTSPPSISEAYVLPQFAGMEYAYTAIDAVYVWTRGGYQVARDPEDYPLFIAVYESNLDAWAEFFDRFGISTAQERRPTEDFDGAIQVVFEPRSQVDAEMVDGRPVIPLQETVAFATEYYATFESALDMLGRMYDDVDTDTAYRMEPA, from the coding sequence ATGTACGAAGTATGTGGCGAGAAGGAGCTCAAGGTCATCCTCGCGCTCAAGTCGGGTGATTCCATCTCCGGCGTCGCACGGAAGATCGACGAGAATCGAGAGACCGTCCGTCGAGTCGTGAACCGTCTCGAGGAGGCAGGATACGTCGCATACGATGATGGCCTCCATCTCGTCGATCAGACAGTCCGAAACGCTGGTCTCGAGTTCCTGACGGCGTCAGCAGACACCTCGCCACCGTCGATCTCAGAAGCATATGTCCTCCCGCAGTTTGCAGGTATGGAGTATGCATACACTGCCATCGATGCGGTCTACGTCTGGACCCGCGGTGGTTACCAGGTCGCTCGCGACCCAGAGGACTATCCACTGTTTATCGCCGTCTACGAGTCCAACCTCGACGCCTGGGCGGAGTTCTTCGATCGGTTCGGAATCTCGACTGCACAAGAACGGCGGCCCACCGAAGACTTCGACGGCGCCATACAGGTCGTTTTCGAACCCCGGTCACAGGTCGATGCCGAGATGGTCGACGGACGGCCCGTCATCCCGCTCCAGGAGACCGTGGCGTTCGCAACCGAGTACTACGCGACCTTCGAGTCGGCACTCGACATGCTCGGTCGGATGTACGACGACGTCGACACTGACACGGCCTACCGGATGGAGCCAGCCTAA
- a CDS encoding ROK family protein yields the protein MDLVALFGIGSTNFHYTIGTPAGDFVMDVSTEPTQPHRLAEQVCETLEELQQEIPLDAVAISAPGLVDPEAGCIRKFDTVDGELIDKIDLREPVERAFALPVYLENDCSASALGEWYFGRRGEHDCVIHVTFGTGIGGGVVENGQLLRGESGQAGEFGLISIDPGSELESSGVTGAWEAFCSGRGIPQYVEQRFKRDTSAVTASELARIDVADLTAPEVFAAAENGDPFARACLEQISRYNAAGIGTLCNIHNPGMVTLGGGVALNNEEWLLEGVRKHLEEFCFVDPPTLEMTPLGEEIGLYGALGTYMDRAEEISRATVPASD from the coding sequence ATGGATCTGGTCGCGCTCTTCGGTATCGGGAGCACGAATTTTCACTATACTATCGGAACGCCGGCGGGAGACTTCGTGATGGACGTCTCGACGGAACCGACACAGCCGCATCGACTGGCGGAACAGGTATGCGAGACGCTCGAGGAACTGCAGCAAGAAATACCACTGGATGCGGTGGCAATCTCCGCGCCGGGATTGGTCGATCCTGAGGCAGGGTGTATTCGGAAGTTCGACACCGTCGACGGGGAGTTAATTGACAAAATCGATCTTCGGGAGCCGGTCGAACGTGCGTTTGCGCTACCAGTGTATCTCGAGAACGATTGCTCGGCCTCCGCGCTCGGCGAGTGGTATTTCGGCCGTCGCGGGGAACACGACTGCGTGATTCACGTAACCTTTGGCACCGGAATCGGCGGTGGTGTCGTGGAAAACGGACAGTTGCTACGGGGAGAGTCAGGACAGGCCGGCGAGTTCGGGTTGATTTCTATCGATCCAGGGAGTGAACTCGAGAGCTCAGGCGTGACGGGCGCTTGGGAGGCGTTCTGTTCGGGGCGGGGGATTCCACAATATGTCGAACAGCGGTTCAAGCGGGACACCTCCGCTGTAACCGCCAGCGAACTCGCTCGAATCGACGTGGCGGATCTCACCGCACCAGAGGTGTTTGCGGCTGCTGAGAATGGGGATCCGTTCGCTCGAGCATGTCTCGAGCAGATCAGTCGGTACAACGCTGCCGGGATCGGGACGCTCTGTAATATCCACAACCCAGGGATGGTCACGCTGGGTGGTGGTGTGGCGTTGAACAACGAGGAGTGGCTGCTCGAGGGAGTGAGGAAGCATCTCGAGGAATTCTGTTTCGTCGATCCGCCGACGCTCGAGATGACGCCACTAGGTGAAGAAATCGGATTATACGGTGCGCTGGGAACGTATATGGATCGAGCTGAGGAAATTTCTCGAGCTACCGTACCCGCATCGGATTGA
- a CDS encoding nucleotidyltransferase domain-containing protein yields MAKQGITVCIDAYPNAETDVFRIGAADDILRLLADAHDTEFTIPELVDATGVTRSTVWRAVDLLESIGAVQIRETPQRNYVAINPDRLRKDDPILAVAQSEFHPPIRAFVSRVRETITDADDIDELLGVVVFGSVARGDADRRSDIDCFVVVDGDRTAARRRITDIVAELQTERFDGDRFVFEPYVESAESARRAGSKLREIFDEGITVDGSDRLDSLRKEVLADE; encoded by the coding sequence ATGGCGAAACAGGGTATAACAGTCTGTATCGATGCCTATCCAAACGCGGAGACCGATGTCTTTCGTATCGGAGCCGCAGATGACATCCTTCGATTGTTGGCCGACGCCCACGACACGGAGTTTACGATCCCAGAGCTCGTCGACGCTACGGGTGTGACCCGCTCAACGGTTTGGCGGGCTGTCGACCTCCTCGAGAGTATCGGTGCCGTACAGATTCGGGAGACACCGCAACGAAACTACGTCGCTATCAACCCGGACCGACTCCGAAAAGACGACCCGATCCTCGCCGTTGCACAGTCGGAGTTCCATCCGCCGATCCGAGCGTTCGTAAGCCGCGTTCGAGAGACGATTACCGACGCCGACGACATCGATGAGCTGCTCGGGGTCGTCGTGTTTGGGAGCGTCGCCCGCGGCGACGCTGACCGCCGGAGCGACATCGATTGCTTCGTCGTCGTCGACGGTGACCGGACGGCTGCCCGCCGTCGCATCACGGATATCGTTGCCGAGCTCCAGACCGAACGCTTCGACGGTGACCGCTTCGTATTCGAGCCGTACGTCGAATCCGCGGAGAGTGCACGTAGAGCCGGATCAAAACTCCGTGAGATTTTCGACGAAGGGATTACGGTGGACGGGAGCGACCGACTCGACTCGCTCCGAAAGGAGGTGCTTGCCGATGAGTAG
- a CDS encoding DUF3450 domain-containing protein, producing the protein MSTENQDLGGSTARSPEETPNNVNQLSREFQRLAEVAQQLHSNVESLAADNRSLRGQLEAQHERITDLEKRIDKSDQTRTDLAQKATQAASAAEHATEIARAASAKACQVEASLEATTDPSEEPTRQFPDDVEPSTSPLDFFANCRQYKVKKRFVDERSEHNTYRALLVTQRWEEFATKRTDGSGVFYTREDVRQALTAIMGEKPHGTTITRVWEAMDRLGGSDLEASTRQVSPTQPATQILTMDRETAVGLTENRYCHLDLLEESTVTECGVTPVVTQPDADPP; encoded by the coding sequence ATGTCGACCGAAAATCAGGACCTCGGAGGGAGCACAGCGCGATCGCCTGAGGAAACCCCAAATAACGTCAATCAACTCTCTCGAGAATTCCAACGACTTGCTGAAGTAGCCCAACAGCTCCACTCGAACGTCGAATCACTTGCAGCCGACAACCGATCGCTTCGCGGCCAGCTTGAGGCCCAGCACGAGCGCATCACCGACCTCGAGAAGCGAATCGACAAAAGCGACCAGACACGGACAGACCTCGCACAGAAGGCCACCCAGGCAGCGAGTGCGGCCGAACATGCGACGGAGATCGCTCGCGCTGCAAGCGCGAAAGCCTGCCAGGTCGAAGCGAGCCTCGAGGCCACCACCGATCCATCTGAAGAGCCCACGAGACAATTCCCCGACGACGTCGAGCCATCGACGAGCCCGCTAGATTTCTTCGCGAACTGTCGCCAGTACAAGGTCAAGAAACGCTTTGTCGACGAACGCAGCGAGCACAACACCTATCGGGCACTGTTAGTCACCCAACGCTGGGAGGAGTTCGCAACCAAACGCACGGATGGTAGTGGCGTCTTTTACACTCGTGAGGACGTCCGCCAGGCGCTGACTGCGATCATGGGCGAAAAGCCCCACGGGACGACCATCACGCGCGTCTGGGAAGCGATGGACCGGCTTGGTGGGAGTGACCTTGAGGCGTCGACTCGCCAGGTGAGTCCAACCCAACCTGCCACGCAGATTCTGACGATGGATCGCGAGACGGCTGTCGGACTCACAGAGAACCGGTACTGTCACCTCGATTTACTCGAGGAAAGTACCGTGACCGAATGCGGCGTCACACCCGTTGTGACCCAGCCCGACGCCGACCCGCCGTGA
- a CDS encoding O-antigen ligase family protein, with amino-acid sequence MAVIVASLTVTTWAFPRERGYAIALVAISATAVYAIVSPRIRIRTDPVFVFLFGGYWIGLLAHYYYHPHTELLYYILVTPLVVGTTVIVFPQLIDDNREAFAMGLTAVAVVIVAIGLVMLLHEQTTDENLYRWVGEPVMGVGNVRTVSIFHNPNTYGFFMMVGTLAALYTYLTRRGVIWLVALAVCLLGLLLAEGDAAFVGFTVAVVVLLAGFDRRLALAGFVFVLLGVYVAISLGHVGEVMETTLMSRVDRWVASLERLAQSPLFGIGFVDPGPEIGESNGPHNSYLHVLLNTGLIAGGLYLGAIAYALARGIRARWTPWSGFVFATGIGILLYMAFESHFLGGLSVSSVMLGITIGLLLSLEERPREHRDNRLTKE; translated from the coding sequence GTGGCTGTCATCGTCGCCAGCCTCACCGTCACCACGTGGGCGTTCCCGCGCGAAAGGGGCTACGCGATTGCGCTCGTTGCGATTTCCGCGACCGCAGTCTACGCTATCGTTTCCCCGAGGATTCGGATTCGAACGGACCCGGTCTTTGTCTTTCTCTTCGGAGGCTACTGGATCGGACTGCTGGCACACTACTATTACCACCCACACACCGAACTCCTCTACTACATCCTGGTCACGCCGCTGGTCGTCGGCACGACCGTCATCGTCTTTCCGCAGCTGATCGACGACAACCGAGAGGCGTTCGCGATGGGGCTCACGGCGGTCGCCGTCGTGATCGTCGCCATCGGACTGGTCATGCTACTCCACGAACAGACGACCGACGAGAACCTCTACCGCTGGGTGGGCGAGCCGGTGATGGGCGTTGGGAACGTTCGGACGGTGTCGATCTTCCACAACCCGAACACGTACGGCTTTTTCATGATGGTCGGGACACTGGCGGCGCTCTACACCTACCTCACTCGTCGCGGCGTGATCTGGCTCGTCGCCCTCGCGGTCTGTCTACTCGGCCTGCTCCTCGCGGAGGGTGATGCCGCCTTCGTCGGCTTTACCGTCGCCGTCGTGGTGTTGCTTGCGGGATTCGACCGTCGGTTGGCCCTCGCCGGGTTCGTGTTCGTTCTCCTTGGGGTCTACGTCGCGATCAGCCTCGGCCACGTCGGGGAGGTGATGGAGACCACGCTGATGAGCCGCGTCGACCGGTGGGTGGCCTCCCTCGAGCGCCTCGCGCAGAGCCCACTGTTCGGCATTGGCTTCGTCGACCCCGGCCCCGAAATCGGCGAGAGTAACGGACCGCACAACTCGTACCTGCACGTCCTGTTGAACACAGGTCTCATCGCCGGGGGGCTCTACCTCGGTGCGATTGCGTATGCCCTGGCTCGAGGGATCCGCGCCCGGTGGACGCCCTGGAGTGGGTTCGTCTTCGCGACCGGGATTGGGATTTTGCTGTACATGGCCTTTGAGTCGCACTTTCTCGGTGGGCTCAGCGTCTCCTCTGTGATGTTGGGGATCACGATTGGATTGTTGCTCTCGCTTGAAGAGCGGCCTCGAGAGCATCGAGATAACCGCCTGACCAAAGAGTGA
- a CDS encoding HNH endonuclease: MDASEFDDASSRGYGWRKRANQINERDDDVCQRCGDCNENYDHFPLAMSTHHIVPGKYLPKSDARVDLNLVTLCRTCHGSLEGVHVERQLAAIGRDDTLQVLEFLKGRRRNIRRVSKELDIPKERVESLIHQLECMNLVYSPGGQTYRAYCPAVSASLVQQYEAKWQREHQTRQQLEQTRDTLRYEFSRILDDLEYGLETGHWTRVTSALQRGRDVLEEVE; encoded by the coding sequence ATGGACGCGAGTGAATTCGACGATGCTTCCTCTCGTGGATACGGCTGGAGAAAACGGGCGAATCAGATAAACGAGCGAGATGATGATGTCTGTCAACGTTGCGGTGACTGTAACGAGAACTACGATCACTTCCCGCTCGCGATGTCGACCCATCATATCGTACCCGGAAAGTATCTCCCGAAGTCGGACGCGCGGGTTGATCTGAATCTCGTCACGCTCTGTAGAACATGTCATGGCTCACTCGAGGGTGTTCACGTTGAACGACAACTGGCAGCGATCGGCCGAGATGATACGCTTCAGGTTTTGGAATTCCTGAAAGGCCGTCGCAGAAATATTCGACGTGTTTCGAAGGAACTCGATATACCGAAAGAGCGCGTGGAATCATTGATTCACCAACTCGAGTGCATGAATCTCGTATACAGTCCTGGCGGACAAACGTATCGAGCGTACTGTCCGGCGGTGTCGGCCTCGCTAGTACAGCAGTACGAGGCGAAGTGGCAGCGTGAGCACCAAACGAGGCAGCAACTCGAGCAAACTCGAGACACTCTTCGATACGAGTTTTCGAGAATTCTCGACGATCTCGAGTATGGCCTCGAAACTGGCCACTGGACTCGAGTTACATCGGCACTGCAACGAGGACGGGATGTGCTCGAAGAAGTGGAGTAA